In Morganella morganii, the following are encoded in one genomic region:
- a CDS encoding SLC13 family permease — MDASETLTQSTGLGSFNTKGLIILALDIVLLILLLKYLPYSDKENAGLALMVFVAVLWLTEAIHVTLTALLIPILAVFLGLLGAGKALQSFASPTIFLFFGGFALATALHIQGLDRLIANRLLLIARGRLWAAVILLFSVTGALSMWISNTATAAMMLPLVLGILGNLDIRHDRNTFVFMLLGVAYSASIGGLGTMVGSPPNIIAANQLGMDFFTWMKYGIPMVLILMPIMFGIMYLMLRPKLGARFEIEVEQVQWTPKRLLTLAIFGLTVICWIGSAPLSDLLGKIKDFDTIIALSAAALIGITGVASWSQIQNNTEWGVLFLFGGGLTLSMILKDSGASEVMADWMKTSFGNSSWLVIIIAVTTFIIVLTEFTSNTASAALLVPIFAGVADGLGMPVMALTMIIGIGASCAFMLPVATPPNAIVFGTGFIKQSEMVRVGGVLNIACIIVISAFAWLFWV, encoded by the coding sequence ATGGACGCTTCAGAAACGCTCACCCAATCCACCGGGCTGGGTTCTTTTAATACAAAGGGACTCATCATACTGGCTCTGGACATTGTGCTGCTGATACTGCTGCTGAAATATCTGCCCTACAGCGACAAAGAGAATGCCGGGCTGGCGCTGATGGTGTTCGTCGCTGTTTTATGGCTGACTGAGGCGATTCATGTCACGCTGACCGCGTTACTGATCCCGATTCTGGCTGTATTTCTCGGATTACTGGGCGCAGGTAAGGCATTACAGTCTTTTGCCAGTCCGACCATTTTCCTGTTCTTCGGCGGTTTTGCACTGGCGACGGCGCTGCATATTCAGGGGCTGGATCGCCTGATTGCTAACCGCCTGCTGCTGATTGCCCGCGGTCGTTTATGGGCGGCAGTGATTCTGCTGTTCAGTGTGACCGGCGCGCTGTCCATGTGGATCAGTAACACCGCTACCGCCGCGATGATGTTACCGCTGGTGCTGGGTATTCTGGGGAACCTCGATATCCGTCACGACCGTAACACGTTCGTATTTATGCTGCTGGGCGTGGCCTACAGCGCCAGTATCGGCGGCCTGGGAACGATGGTCGGCAGCCCGCCGAACATTATTGCCGCAAACCAGCTGGGAATGGACTTCTTCACCTGGATGAAATACGGCATTCCGATGGTGCTGATCCTGATGCCGATTATGTTCGGTATTATGTACCTGATGTTACGTCCGAAGCTCGGTGCCCGCTTTGAAATTGAAGTGGAGCAGGTTCAGTGGACACCAAAACGTCTGCTGACACTGGCGATTTTCGGTCTGACCGTTATCTGCTGGATCGGCAGTGCACCGCTGAGTGATCTGCTGGGTAAAATCAAAGATTTCGATACTATTATCGCCCTGAGTGCCGCTGCGCTGATTGGTATTACCGGGGTGGCCAGCTGGTCACAGATTCAGAACAACACCGAGTGGGGCGTTCTGTTCTTGTTCGGCGGCGGTCTGACACTGAGTATGATCCTGAAAGATTCCGGTGCCAGTGAAGTGATGGCGGACTGGATGAAAACCTCCTTTGGTAACAGCAGCTGGCTGGTGATTATTATCGCTGTCACCACCTTTATTATTGTGCTGACGGAGTTCACCAGTAACACCGCGAGTGCTGCACTGCTGGTACCTATCTTTGCCGGTGTGGCAGATGGTCTGGGAATGCCGGTGATGGCACTGACCATGATTATCGGTATCGGTGCATCCTGTGCCTTTATGCTGCCGGTGGCGACGCCGCCGAATGCGATAGTGTTCGGGACCGGGTTTATCAAACAGTCTGAGATGGTGCGGGTCGGTGGTGTGCTGAATATCGCCTGTATCATTGTTATCTCAGCCTTTGCCTGGTTGTTCTGGGTATAA
- the eno gene encoding phosphopyruvate hydratase, translating into MSKIVKVIGREIIDSRGNPTVEAEVHLEGGFVGMAAAPSGASTGSREALELRDGDKSRFLGKGVLKAVGAVNGPIAQALLGQDAKDQAKVDQIMIDLDGTENKSNFGANAILAVSLANAKAAAASKGLPLYAHIAELNGTPGKYSMPLPMMNILNGGEHADNNVDIQEFMIQPVGAPSLKEAVRMGSEIFHHLAKVLKAKGMNTAVGDEGGYAPNLGSNAEALADIKEAVKAAGYELGKDVTLAMDCAASEFYNKETGMYELKGEGRTFTSQEFTHYLEELTKEYPIVSIEDGLDESDWDGFAYQTKVMGDKIQLVGDDLFVTNTKILKEGIEKGIVNSILIKFNQIGSLTETLAAIKMAKDAGYTAVISHRSGETEDATIADLAVGTAAGQIKTGSMSRSDRVAKYNQLIRIEEALGERAPFHGRKEIKGQ; encoded by the coding sequence ATGTCCAAAATCGTTAAAGTGATCGGCCGTGAAATCATCGACTCCCGCGGTAACCCTACTGTAGAAGCTGAAGTACACCTGGAAGGCGGTTTTGTGGGTATGGCGGCTGCTCCGTCAGGCGCATCTACCGGTTCCCGTGAAGCGCTGGAACTGCGTGACGGTGATAAATCACGTTTCCTGGGTAAAGGTGTTCTGAAGGCAGTCGGCGCGGTAAATGGTCCGATCGCACAGGCGCTGCTGGGTCAGGATGCCAAAGATCAGGCAAAAGTTGACCAGATCATGATCGACCTGGATGGCACTGAAAACAAATCCAACTTCGGTGCAAACGCGATTCTGGCTGTGTCTCTGGCAAACGCCAAAGCTGCTGCCGCATCAAAAGGTTTACCTCTGTACGCACACATCGCAGAACTGAACGGCACTCCGGGCAAATACTCTATGCCGCTGCCGATGATGAACATCCTGAACGGTGGTGAGCACGCTGATAACAACGTGGACATCCAGGAATTCATGATCCAGCCTGTCGGCGCGCCTTCTCTGAAAGAAGCTGTCCGCATGGGTTCTGAAATCTTCCATCACCTGGCAAAAGTGCTGAAAGCTAAAGGCATGAACACCGCTGTGGGTGATGAAGGTGGTTATGCACCAAACCTGGGTTCTAACGCAGAAGCGCTGGCTGACATCAAAGAAGCCGTTAAAGCAGCAGGCTACGAGTTAGGCAAAGACGTTACCCTGGCGATGGACTGTGCAGCATCTGAGTTCTACAACAAAGAAACCGGTATGTATGAACTGAAAGGCGAAGGCCGTACCTTTACCTCTCAGGAATTCACTCACTACCTGGAAGAGCTGACCAAAGAGTATCCGATCGTCTCTATCGAAGATGGTCTGGATGAATCTGACTGGGATGGTTTCGCGTATCAGACTAAAGTCATGGGCGATAAAATCCAGCTGGTCGGTGATGACCTGTTCGTGACCAATACCAAGATCCTGAAAGAAGGTATCGAAAAAGGTATCGTTAACTCCATTCTGATTAAATTCAACCAGATCGGTTCACTGACCGAAACACTGGCTGCTATCAAAATGGCAAAAGACGCCGGTTACACTGCCGTTATCTCTCACCGTTCCGGTGAAACCGAAGATGCCACAATTGCCGACCTGGCTGTCGGTACCGCAGCAGGCCAGATCAAAACCGGTTCTATGAGCCGTTCTGATCGTGTTGCCAAGTACAACCAGCTGATCCGTATCGAAGAAGCGCTGGGCGAACGTGCTCCGTTCCACGGCCGCAAAGAGATCAAAGGTCAGTAA
- the pyrG gene encoding glutamine hydrolyzing CTP synthase, giving the protein MKTNYIFVTGGVVSSLGKGIAAASLAAILEARGLNVTMMKLDPYINVDPGTMSPTQHGEVFVTNDGAETDLDLGHYERFIRTKMTRRNNFTTGRVYSEVLRKERRGDYLGATIQVIPHITNEIKDRIIRGGEGHDVVLVEVGGTVGDIESLPFLEAIRQMAAEVGREHTLYLHLTLVPYLAAAGEVKTKPTQHSVKELLSIGIQPDVLICRSDRVIPANERAKIALFCNVPEKAVISLKDVDSIYKIPGLLKSQGLDDYICKRFSINAPEADLSEWEQVIYEEANPSGEVTIGMVGKYVELPDAYKSVIEALKHGGLKNRVTVNIKLIDSQDVETRGTELLQGLDAILVPGGFGSRGVEGKIMTARYARENNIPYLGICLGMQVALIDFARNLAGMDDANSTEFDADCKYPVVALITEWRDEDGNIEVRSEESDLGGTMRVGGQLCHLTNNSLVRRLYGKDAITERHRHRYEVNNMLLKRLEDAGLLVAGRSVDNKLVEIIENPNHPWFVACQFHPEFTSTPRDGHPLFAGFVKAASDNQKGLLK; this is encoded by the coding sequence ATGAAAACTAATTATATTTTTGTGACCGGCGGGGTCGTATCCTCTCTGGGTAAAGGCATTGCCGCAGCCTCTTTAGCGGCTATACTCGAAGCCCGTGGACTCAATGTCACCATGATGAAACTGGATCCGTACATCAACGTCGATCCGGGAACCATGAGCCCGACCCAACACGGGGAAGTTTTCGTCACCAACGACGGCGCTGAAACTGATCTCGACTTAGGTCACTACGAGCGCTTCATCCGCACCAAAATGACCCGCCGCAATAACTTCACCACCGGACGTGTTTACTCTGAAGTTCTGCGCAAAGAGCGCCGCGGCGACTATCTCGGTGCCACCATTCAGGTTATCCCGCACATCACCAACGAAATCAAAGATCGTATCATCCGTGGCGGTGAAGGTCATGACGTGGTGCTGGTGGAAGTCGGCGGGACTGTCGGTGATATCGAATCACTGCCGTTCCTGGAAGCTATCCGTCAGATGGCGGCGGAAGTCGGCCGTGAACACACCTTATATCTGCATTTGACTTTGGTTCCGTATCTGGCGGCTGCCGGTGAAGTAAAAACCAAGCCGACTCAGCACTCAGTGAAAGAATTATTATCCATCGGTATTCAGCCGGATGTGCTGATTTGCCGTTCAGATAGAGTGATTCCTGCTAACGAACGCGCCAAAATCGCGCTTTTCTGTAACGTTCCTGAAAAAGCAGTGATCAGTCTGAAAGACGTAGATTCCATTTATAAAATCCCCGGCCTCTTGAAATCCCAGGGATTAGATGATTATATCTGTAAACGATTCAGCATTAATGCTCCTGAGGCAGATCTCTCCGAATGGGAGCAGGTGATTTATGAGGAAGCCAATCCGTCAGGTGAAGTCACCATCGGGATGGTCGGCAAATATGTTGAACTGCCGGATGCCTATAAATCCGTTATCGAAGCACTGAAACACGGCGGCCTGAAAAACCGCGTCACTGTGAACATCAAACTGATTGATTCTCAGGATGTGGAAACCCGCGGTACAGAACTGTTACAGGGTCTGGATGCGATTCTGGTGCCGGGCGGTTTTGGTTCCCGTGGTGTGGAAGGTAAGATTATGACTGCCCGCTATGCCCGCGAGAACAACATTCCGTATCTGGGAATTTGCCTGGGAATGCAGGTGGCACTGATTGACTTTGCCCGTAACCTGGCCGGTATGGATGACGCGAACTCCACGGAATTTGATGCTGATTGTAAGTACCCGGTCGTTGCGCTTATCACCGAATGGCGCGACGAAGACGGCAATATTGAAGTCCGCAGCGAAGAGAGTGATCTCGGCGGTACAATGCGTGTCGGCGGTCAGTTATGCCACCTGACGAACAATTCCCTGGTTCGCCGGTTGTACGGCAAAGATGCGATTACTGAACGTCACCGTCATCGTTATGAAGTGAACAACATGTTACTGAAGCGTCTTGAAGATGCGGGTCTGCTGGTTGCGGGCCGCTCAGTGGACAACAAACTGGTGGAAATCATCGAGAACCCGAACCATCCGTGGTTTGTGGCCTGTCAGTTCCATCCGGAGTTCACCTCTACCCCGCGTGATGGTCATCCGCTGTTTGCAGGTTTTGTCAAGGCAGCCTCTGATAACCAGAAAGGTCTGCTAAAATAA
- the mazG gene encoding nucleoside triphosphate pyrophosphohydrolase: MSVSVERLLAIMSQLRDPENGCPWDKAQTYATIAPYTLEETYEVLDAIERADFDDLKGELGDLLFQVVFYAQMTKEEGRFDFEDIAAAVSDKLTRRHPHIFAREQGIGAEAAISGWEQRKSAERAEKSQYSLLDDIPATLPALMRAYKIQKRCASAGFDWDTLPPVLGKVYEELDEVMEEVNQPQVNDERVAEELGDLLFAVVNFSRHLGHKPEMVLQKACRKFENRFRQVESDIAARGLTMESATLDEMEKSWQDVKSREG, from the coding sequence ATGTCTGTATCAGTTGAGCGCCTGCTGGCGATCATGTCGCAGTTACGCGACCCGGAAAACGGCTGTCCGTGGGACAAAGCGCAAACCTATGCCACTATCGCCCCTTACACCCTGGAAGAGACCTATGAGGTTCTGGACGCTATTGAGCGGGCGGATTTTGACGATCTGAAAGGTGAGTTAGGTGACTTATTATTCCAGGTGGTGTTTTACGCGCAGATGACGAAAGAAGAAGGGCGTTTTGATTTTGAGGATATCGCCGCCGCCGTCAGTGACAAACTGACCCGCCGCCACCCGCATATTTTTGCCCGTGAGCAGGGGATCGGCGCGGAAGCGGCCATTTCCGGCTGGGAGCAGCGAAAAAGTGCCGAACGCGCTGAAAAATCACAGTATTCCCTGCTGGATGATATCCCGGCAACACTGCCTGCCCTGATGCGGGCCTATAAAATCCAGAAACGCTGTGCGTCTGCCGGATTTGACTGGGACACACTTCCGCCGGTGCTCGGCAAGGTGTATGAGGAACTGGATGAGGTGATGGAGGAAGTGAATCAGCCGCAGGTGAATGATGAGCGCGTGGCTGAAGAGCTGGGTGATTTGCTGTTCGCAGTGGTGAATTTTTCCCGTCATCTGGGACATAAACCGGAAATGGTGTTACAAAAAGCCTGCCGTAAGTTTGAGAACCGTTTTCGTCAGGTGGAGAGCGATATTGCCGCCCGCGGACTGACCATGGAATCAGCAACACTTGATGAAATGGAGAAAAGTTGGCAGGATGTTAAATCCCGTGAGGGGTAA
- the relA gene encoding GTP diphosphokinase — protein MVAVRSAHLTPAGEFDPAHWINSLGLHNPVTGEKLEEVWHYCHQKVDGHQDAALLLGRGIEMVEILSTLSMDLDSLRAALLFPLAEAEILGEEEISEAFGSAIWLLVKGVMDMDAIRQLKATHNDETSSVQVDNIRRMLLSMVEDFRCVVIKLAERIAHLREVKDAGEDERVLAAKECFNIYAPLANRLGIGQLKWELEDYCFRYLHPDDYKRIASLLHERRLDREEYIDNFVTTLRNDMKEEGIQAEIYGRPKHIYSIWRKMQKKSLSFDELFDVRAVRIVVERLQDCYAALGIVHTHFRHLPDEFDDYVANPKPNGYQSIHTVVLGPAGKTLEIQIRTRQMHEDAELGVAAHWKYKEGTAGGGKTGSYENRIAWLRKLIAWQEEMADSGEMLDEVRSQVFDDRVYVFTPKGDVVDLPAGSTPLDFAYHIHSDVGHRCIGAKIGGRIVPFSYQLQMGDQIEVITQKQPNPSRDWLNPNLGYVTTSRGRAKIHNWFRKQDRDKNIIAGRQMLDNELAAQDISLKEAEKLLIARYNVHSLDEVLAGIGVGDIRINQLSNYLQSKLNKPTAEEADREALKTLEKAPPAKPAPAHQSSGRIVVEGVGNLMHHIARCCQPIPGDDIVGFITKGRGISIHRADCEQLAELQEQAPERLVEAVWSASYSSGYSLVVRVVANDRSGLLRDITTILANEKVNVLGVRSHSDVKQQIATIDMDMEIYNIQTLSRVLAKLNQLPDVIEAKRHTQ, from the coding sequence ATGGTCGCGGTAAGAAGTGCGCATTTAACACCGGCCGGTGAGTTTGACCCGGCACACTGGATTAACAGCCTCGGGCTGCATAACCCGGTGACGGGTGAAAAACTGGAAGAGGTCTGGCATTACTGTCATCAGAAGGTTGATGGACATCAGGATGCGGCGCTGTTGCTCGGGCGCGGTATTGAGATGGTGGAGATTTTATCCACCCTCAGTATGGATCTTGACAGTCTGCGCGCAGCGTTGCTTTTTCCGCTGGCCGAAGCGGAGATCCTCGGAGAGGAAGAGATAAGCGAAGCCTTTGGTTCCGCTATCTGGCTGCTGGTCAAAGGTGTGATGGATATGGATGCTATTCGTCAGCTGAAAGCCACACATAACGACGAAACCAGTTCGGTGCAGGTGGATAACATCCGCCGTATGCTGCTCTCCATGGTGGAAGATTTCCGCTGCGTGGTTATCAAACTGGCAGAGCGGATAGCCCATCTGCGCGAAGTGAAAGATGCCGGTGAGGATGAGCGCGTTCTGGCCGCCAAAGAGTGTTTCAATATTTATGCCCCGCTGGCGAACCGCCTCGGGATCGGGCAGCTTAAATGGGAGCTGGAGGATTACTGCTTCCGTTATCTGCACCCGGATGATTACAAACGCATTGCCAGCCTGCTGCATGAGCGCCGTCTTGACCGCGAAGAGTATATTGATAACTTTGTCACGACCCTGCGCAACGACATGAAAGAAGAGGGCATTCAGGCCGAGATCTACGGACGGCCGAAGCATATCTACAGTATCTGGCGCAAGATGCAGAAAAAATCGCTCTCCTTTGATGAGCTGTTTGATGTCCGTGCCGTGCGGATTGTGGTGGAGCGTCTTCAGGACTGCTACGCCGCGCTGGGGATTGTTCATACCCATTTCCGTCATCTGCCGGATGAGTTCGATGACTATGTGGCGAACCCGAAACCGAACGGCTATCAGTCGATTCATACCGTGGTACTGGGGCCGGCGGGTAAAACCCTGGAGATTCAGATCCGCACCCGGCAGATGCATGAGGATGCGGAACTCGGCGTTGCCGCGCACTGGAAATACAAAGAAGGTACCGCAGGCGGCGGCAAAACCGGCAGTTACGAGAACCGTATCGCCTGGCTGCGTAAACTGATCGCGTGGCAGGAAGAGATGGCCGATTCCGGCGAAATGCTGGATGAAGTGCGCAGTCAGGTATTTGATGACCGCGTTTACGTTTTTACCCCGAAAGGGGATGTGGTGGATTTACCGGCAGGCTCCACGCCGCTCGATTTCGCCTACCATATCCACAGCGATGTGGGGCACCGCTGCATCGGCGCGAAAATCGGCGGCCGTATTGTGCCGTTCAGTTATCAGTTGCAGATGGGCGATCAGATTGAAGTGATCACCCAGAAACAGCCGAACCCGAGCCGTGACTGGCTGAACCCGAACCTGGGGTATGTCACCACCAGCCGGGGCCGCGCCAAGATCCATAACTGGTTCCGCAAGCAGGATCGCGATAAAAATATTATCGCCGGCCGGCAGATGCTGGACAACGAACTGGCCGCGCAGGATATCAGCCTGAAAGAGGCGGAAAAACTGCTGATCGCCCGTTATAACGTTCACTCGCTGGATGAAGTTCTGGCCGGTATTGGTGTGGGTGATATCCGCATTAACCAGCTGTCGAACTACCTGCAAAGCAAACTGAACAAGCCGACTGCGGAAGAAGCCGATCGTGAAGCGCTGAAAACCCTGGAAAAAGCCCCGCCGGCCAAACCGGCACCGGCTCACCAGAGCAGCGGCCGTATTGTGGTTGAGGGCGTCGGTAACCTGATGCATCACATCGCCCGCTGCTGCCAGCCGATTCCCGGGGATGATATCGTCGGCTTTATCACCAAAGGCCGGGGAATTTCTATCCACCGCGCGGATTGCGAACAGCTGGCGGAATTGCAGGAGCAGGCACCGGAACGTCTGGTGGAAGCGGTCTGGAGTGCGAGTTACTCCAGCGGCTATTCCCTGGTGGTGCGGGTGGTGGCAAATGACCGCAGCGGCCTGCTGCGCGATATCACCACCATTCTGGCCAACGAGAAAGTGAATGTTCTCGGGGTGCGCAGCCACAGTGATGTAAAACAGCAGATTGCCACCATCGATATGGATATGGAAATCTACAATATCCAGACCCTCAGCCGTGTGCTGGCAAAACTGAACCAGCTGCCGGATGTGATTGAGGCAAAACGTCACACTCAGTAA
- the rlmD gene encoding 23S rRNA (uracil(1939)-C(5))-methyltransferase RlmD encodes MAQFYSQPRQTPRQSRTVTVTADSLDALGQGIARLQGKTVFIPDLMPGESAQVRLTEEKRHYAKGSVVKRLSDNPARRKPACRHYGQCGGCQQQHIPVAMQRETKAAYLAYLLTRETGEACGEIPVLSGEEYGYRRRARLALVYSPKTKQLTMGFRQAQSKSTVAVTQCPVLVPRLEALLVPLQRCLSSLAAAPELGHAELADTESGPLLVLRHLAPLSDADLSALTAFCAEHNTALYLQGSAGAPPVAVCAPYPPHYAVAGLKLQFSPQDFIQVNGALNELMVAQALNWLELTKHDRVLDLFCGMGNFTLPVAERAGEVVGVEGVDALVRTARENARLNNLANAAFYHADLSQDITGEPWAASGFNKVLLDPARAGAAEIMPHIVALSPERIVYVSCNPTTLARDSQVLHGAGYHRNAVRMLDMFPQTGHLESMVLFTKTPPVSQ; translated from the coding sequence ATGGCGCAATTTTATTCTCAGCCCCGTCAGACCCCGCGGCAGTCCCGGACTGTCACAGTCACCGCTGACTCTCTCGATGCCCTCGGGCAGGGCATTGCCCGCCTTCAGGGAAAAACTGTTTTTATCCCGGATCTGATGCCGGGTGAGTCCGCACAGGTCAGGCTGACGGAAGAAAAGCGCCACTATGCCAAAGGCAGTGTGGTGAAACGCCTGTCTGATAACCCGGCGCGCCGCAAACCAGCCTGCCGTCATTACGGACAGTGCGGCGGCTGCCAGCAGCAGCATATTCCGGTTGCCATGCAGCGGGAAACCAAAGCGGCGTATCTCGCGTATCTGCTGACCCGCGAAACAGGTGAGGCGTGCGGGGAGATCCCTGTTCTGAGCGGGGAAGAGTACGGCTACCGCCGCCGGGCGCGGCTGGCGCTGGTGTATTCCCCGAAAACAAAACAGCTGACCATGGGATTCCGTCAGGCGCAGAGCAAATCAACGGTTGCTGTCACACAGTGTCCGGTGCTGGTTCCGCGTCTGGAGGCATTACTGGTACCCTTACAGCGCTGTCTGTCGTCTCTGGCCGCCGCACCGGAACTCGGTCACGCGGAACTGGCAGATACCGAAAGCGGACCGCTGCTGGTACTGCGTCATCTGGCACCGCTCAGTGATGCGGATTTGTCCGCACTGACGGCGTTTTGTGCTGAACACAATACCGCGCTTTATCTGCAGGGCAGTGCCGGTGCACCGCCTGTGGCAGTTTGTGCGCCGTATCCTCCGCATTACGCGGTAGCCGGGTTAAAATTACAGTTCAGTCCGCAGGATTTTATCCAGGTGAACGGTGCCCTGAATGAGCTGATGGTGGCACAGGCGCTGAACTGGTTGGAGCTGACAAAACACGATCGCGTGTTAGATCTCTTCTGCGGGATGGGTAATTTTACGCTGCCGGTGGCGGAACGCGCCGGTGAGGTTGTCGGGGTGGAAGGCGTGGATGCGCTGGTCCGCACGGCACGGGAGAATGCCCGTCTCAATAATCTGGCGAATGCCGCATTTTATCACGCGGATTTGTCGCAGGATATTACCGGGGAGCCGTGGGCGGCTTCCGGGTTTAACAAAGTATTACTGGATCCGGCGCGTGCCGGGGCGGCTGAGATTATGCCGCATATTGTTGCGCTTTCCCCTGAGCGCATCGTTTATGTTTCCTGTAATCCCACAACACTTGCAAGGGATAGTCAGGTTCTGCATGGTGCCGGGTATCACCGGAATGCTGTCCGTATGCTGGATATGTTTCCGCAAACCGGCCATTTGGAGTCGATGGTGCTTTTCACAAAGACACCACCGGTCAGTCAGTAG
- a CDS encoding glutamate-cysteine ligase family protein, with protein MQKEYRVGIEFEYWLTQYRNKSAAGIKSFDNITLSELAPALNNRPGMDDASLHKGDAGIKAGYWYVEGDERFSPEGKLIAQVIKGIEIRTPPAKSVTAALDSLQIIEAQLSERLKACGLGLAISAYHPVSPRYQFNPPLNAWEKAFREEHAAFRHADLVMQTCGPDINISVPEMSDARVVHAVEKLTFFAPYLVALSLNGPLENGQLWGGLSRRTALRSCHRPTCKGFLTNSAVYPHDFIYPARNEGEHGRIEFKAFDAVPDPALMGAFCAWILGLVLDDTISFNYSVQPDARFNAIAREPFADLTVSTVVETLLIAARRALEQHGLLNEAARLQLLSERLANRMTPADEMITRFLVSGELMHFGGLWPEQDA; from the coding sequence ATGCAAAAAGAGTATCGGGTCGGGATTGAATTTGAATATTGGCTGACACAGTACCGGAATAAAAGTGCCGCCGGTATTAAATCCTTTGACAATATTACCCTGTCAGAGCTGGCGCCTGCACTGAATAACCGCCCGGGGATGGATGATGCCTCGCTGCATAAGGGTGATGCGGGGATTAAAGCCGGTTACTGGTATGTTGAGGGCGATGAGCGGTTTTCACCGGAAGGCAAACTCATTGCCCAGGTTATCAAAGGGATAGAAATCCGCACGCCACCGGCAAAGTCGGTGACAGCGGCACTGGATTCCCTGCAGATTATTGAAGCGCAGCTGAGTGAACGTCTGAAAGCGTGCGGGCTGGGGCTGGCAATCAGTGCTTATCATCCGGTTTCGCCGCGCTATCAGTTTAATCCGCCGCTGAATGCATGGGAAAAAGCGTTCCGTGAGGAGCACGCTGCTTTCCGCCACGCGGATCTGGTAATGCAGACCTGCGGGCCGGATATCAATATTTCCGTGCCGGAAATGAGTGACGCCCGTGTTGTGCACGCGGTTGAAAAACTGACGTTCTTTGCACCGTACCTGGTGGCGCTTTCGCTGAACGGTCCGCTGGAAAACGGGCAGTTATGGGGCGGTTTATCCCGCCGTACCGCACTGCGCAGTTGTCACCGTCCGACCTGTAAAGGGTTCCTGACCAACTCGGCGGTGTATCCGCATGACTTTATTTATCCGGCACGTAACGAGGGTGAGCACGGTCGGATTGAATTCAAAGCGTTCGATGCGGTTCCGGACCCGGCGCTGATGGGCGCATTCTGTGCGTGGATCCTCGGGCTGGTGCTGGATGACACCATTTCCTTTAATTACAGCGTGCAGCCGGACGCCCGCTTTAATGCGATTGCCCGCGAGCCGTTTGCCGACCTGACTGTTTCCACGGTGGTTGAGACACTGCTTATCGCCGCCCGGCGCGCGCTGGAGCAGCATGGCCTGCTGAATGAAGCGGCGCGGCTGCAGTTACTCAGTGAACGTCTGGCAAACAGAATGACCCCGGCGGATGAAATGATCACCCGTTTCCTGGTCAGCGGGGAGTTAATGCATTTCGGCGGATTGTGGCCGGAGCAGGATGCATAA